In uncultured Bacteroides sp., the following proteins share a genomic window:
- a CDS encoding hemerythrin domain-containing protein → MEKASDELRHEHEAIKIALNVLDSIATKIQQSENVDVQDLKELVEFVVLFADKNHHGKEEDLYFPSLEEVGIPKDGGPIGVMLAEHEQGRSNIRAMRESVSEQNTDLQTFANAAFSYVALMRNHIEKENNILFMMGDRMIPGSIQNELLTKFREHEEKVIDEDKYNELQALLAKLAKKYIS, encoded by the coding sequence ATGGAAAAAGCAAGTGACGAATTGAGACATGAGCATGAAGCTATTAAGATAGCTCTGAATGTCTTAGACAGTATAGCAACAAAAATTCAGCAAAGTGAAAATGTAGATGTGCAGGATTTAAAGGAATTAGTTGAGTTTGTGGTTCTTTTTGCCGACAAGAATCATCATGGAAAAGAAGAGGATTTATATTTCCCTTCTCTTGAGGAAGTTGGCATTCCTAAAGATGGTGGACCTATTGGTGTAATGCTTGCAGAACACGAACAAGGCAGAAGCAATATCCGTGCAATGAGAGAAAGTGTTTCTGAACAAAATACAGATCTGCAAACTTTTGCAAACGCTGCATTCTCTTATGTTGCTTTAATGAGAAATCATATTGAGAAAGAAAACAATATCCTGTTTATGATGGGCGATCGTATGATTCCCGGAAGCATACAGAATGAGCTATTAACAAAATTCAGAGAACATGAAGAAAAGGTTATTGATGAAGACAAGTATAATGAACTTCAGGCATTACTGGCAAAGCTAGCGAAGAAATATATTAGTTGA
- the hcp gene encoding hydroxylamine reductase: protein MFCNQCQETAKNTGCTINGVCGKKEDTANIQDLLIFACQGLAFATIEARKKGIDTNVESKHITNGLFITITNANFDNVSIMKAINDCITLRDNLKTKASISEKNDALDWKGTSEADFHEKAKQVSTLFFDKDEDIRALKQYTLFGIKGIAAYAEHAFNLGFEEQDIYNFMEETLVMISKPMNLKDMLDWLVKTGEYGVKVMALLDKANTSTFGNPEISKVNIGVGKNPGILISGHDLNDLEQLLIQTEGKGVDVYTHSEMLPSHAYPHFKKYKHLVGNYGNAWHRQLDEFETFNGPVLFTTNCLVPPRKTTTYNDRIFTTGAAGMPEWKVIDKKLANGHKDFSEIIELAKTCPPPTEIENGEITIGFAHNQVLALAGKILDAVNSGAIKRLVVMSGCDARQKSREYYTEFAKQLPKDTVILTSGCAKYRYNKLKLGDINGIPRVLDAGQCNDSYSWAVVALKLKEVLNLDDINKLPIIFNIAWYEQKAIIVHLALLYLGIKNTHIGPTMPGFLTPNLLKIVQDSFGVQTITTVEEDMKSFGLN from the coding sequence ATGTTTTGTAACCAGTGTCAGGAGACAGCCAAGAATACGGGCTGCACCATTAACGGAGTTTGCGGTAAAAAAGAAGATACCGCCAATATTCAGGATTTATTAATATTTGCGTGTCAGGGTCTTGCATTTGCAACTATCGAAGCCCGAAAAAAAGGGATAGATACTAACGTAGAGAGTAAACATATTACTAATGGCCTGTTTATAACTATCACAAATGCGAATTTTGATAACGTTTCAATAATGAAGGCTATCAATGATTGCATCACTCTCCGGGATAACCTGAAAACAAAAGCAAGTATTAGTGAAAAGAATGATGCACTTGACTGGAAAGGAACAAGCGAAGCCGATTTTCATGAAAAAGCAAAGCAGGTTAGCACTTTGTTCTTTGACAAAGACGAAGATATCCGTGCATTGAAACAGTATACATTGTTTGGTATAAAAGGTATTGCAGCCTATGCGGAACATGCCTTCAATCTGGGATTCGAAGAACAGGATATATACAACTTCATGGAAGAGACTCTTGTCATGATCTCCAAACCTATGAACCTGAAAGATATGCTCGACTGGCTTGTAAAAACCGGTGAGTATGGAGTTAAGGTGATGGCTTTGCTTGATAAAGCAAACACTTCCACTTTTGGAAATCCGGAGATTTCGAAAGTTAATATCGGAGTTGGTAAAAATCCTGGTATCCTTATTAGTGGACACGATCTGAATGATTTGGAGCAACTATTAATACAAACCGAAGGTAAAGGCGTTGATGTTTATACTCATTCCGAGATGCTACCGTCTCATGCTTATCCTCATTTTAAGAAATACAAACATCTTGTTGGAAACTACGGAAATGCATGGCACCGCCAGCTTGATGAATTTGAAACATTTAATGGTCCGGTTCTATTCACCACGAATTGTCTGGTACCTCCACGCAAAACAACCACCTATAACGATAGGATATTTACAACAGGAGCTGCAGGAATGCCCGAATGGAAAGTTATTGATAAGAAACTGGCTAATGGTCATAAAGACTTTTCTGAAATTATAGAACTGGCAAAAACATGTCCGCCTCCTACAGAAATTGAGAATGGTGAAATAACTATCGGCTTTGCACACAATCAGGTGTTGGCTCTTGCCGGTAAGATTCTGGATGCTGTAAATTCGGGAGCAATAAAAAGACTGGTTGTGATGTCAGGTTGTGATGCTCGCCAGAAAAGCCGTGAGTATTATACTGAATTTGCAAAACAACTGCCAAAAGATACTGTGATTCTTACTTCTGGATGTGCTAAATACCGCTATAACAAGCTGAAATTAGGCGACATCAACGGTATACCAAGAGTACTGGATGCCGGTCAGTGTAATGATTCATATTCATGGGCAGTAGTTGCGCTTAAATTAAAAGAAGTTCTGAATCTGGACGACATCAACAAGTTACCAATTATCTTTAATATTGCCTGGTACGAGCAAAAAGCAATCATTGTTCATCTTGCCCTGCTATATCTTGGAATAAAGAATACACATATCGGTCCTACTATGCCTGGCTTCTTGACTCCTAACCTTTTAAAAATTGTTCAGGACAGTTTTGGCGTTCAGACTATCACAACCGTGGAAGAAGATATGAAATCTTTTGGACTTAATTAA
- a CDS encoding helix-turn-helix transcriptional regulator: MAPFSKDIRTYTFPEFEGNNLSFSLRRLEDLYRMKHGESDIPHRHDYYTIIFFEKGAGTHIIDFTEYQIEDHSIYFIVPGQMHQVIPTSEPKGWTMKFTDEFLISNSISDKLINGIYLFNEFGQSPPLSINEMQMPVYLNIISQIEFFSNSLESYTQEAIGALMKLFFIQSNNHCSVYKNNNPQLQETTNQLLHSFKQLLNKHYASMHLVADFANKLNVTADYLNKTVKSITGKSAKDHIQTKIIIEAKRSLLFSEISSKELAYELGFEESAHFNNFFKKITGQTPSEFRVLARQS, translated from the coding sequence ATGGCACCATTCTCAAAAGACATAAGAACTTATACCTTTCCCGAATTTGAAGGAAATAATCTTTCTTTTTCGCTCAGACGGCTTGAGGATTTGTATCGTATGAAACACGGCGAATCTGATATTCCGCACCGTCATGATTATTATACGATTATTTTTTTTGAGAAGGGAGCCGGAACTCATATTATTGACTTTACAGAGTATCAGATTGAGGATCACAGTATTTATTTTATTGTTCCCGGACAGATGCATCAGGTAATTCCTACTTCCGAACCTAAAGGATGGACAATGAAATTTACCGATGAGTTTTTAATATCTAATTCTATTTCTGATAAACTGATAAACGGGATTTATCTGTTTAATGAATTCGGTCAGTCGCCTCCATTGTCAATCAATGAAATGCAGATGCCTGTCTATCTTAATATAATTTCTCAGATAGAATTCTTTTCTAACTCACTTGAAAGTTACACTCAGGAAGCCATCGGTGCACTAATGAAACTTTTCTTTATACAGAGCAATAATCATTGTTCGGTGTACAAGAATAATAACCCGCAGTTGCAGGAAACTACTAATCAGCTGTTGCATTCGTTTAAGCAATTGCTGAATAAGCACTATGCCTCCATGCATCTGGTGGCCGATTTTGCCAATAAGTTGAATGTTACAGCCGATTATCTCAATAAAACGGTGAAAAGCATTACCGGCAAATCTGCCAAAGATCATATTCAGACTAAGATAATTATTGAAGCAAAGCGTTCACTGCTTTTTAGTGAGATCAGCAGCAAAGAGCTGGCTTACGAACTTGGTTTCGAAGAATCGGCCCATTTCAATAACTTTTTTAAGAAAATAACCGGTCAAACACCCTCCGAATTTCGGGTTTTAGCACGTCAGTCCTGA
- a CDS encoding pirin family protein yields MKTILHKSETRGHANHGWLDTHHTFSFANYYNPQRVHFGMLRVLNDDQIAPGEGFGKHPHDNMEIITIPLYGELEHKDSMGNHGVITTGEIQVMSAGTGIFHSEFNKNKDKEVGLLQIWVLPNKKNVTPRYDQITLTDIQKPDEFYQILSPNSEDQGVWIYQNAWFHLGDLSEGWKGTYQLKDKKNGVYFFVIEGKVTVAGQELNRRDGLGVSEAESIEITTSAKTKLLVMEVPMQ; encoded by the coding sequence ATGAAAACAATATTGCATAAATCAGAAACACGCGGGCATGCCAATCATGGCTGGCTCGACACCCACCATACTTTTAGCTTTGCCAATTATTACAATCCCCAACGTGTACATTTTGGTATGCTTAGAGTACTCAACGACGACCAAATTGCACCAGGAGAAGGTTTCGGCAAGCATCCTCATGACAATATGGAGATAATTACCATTCCGCTTTACGGCGAACTGGAACATAAGGATAGCATGGGCAATCACGGCGTTATCACTACCGGCGAAATTCAGGTGATGAGTGCGGGAACCGGCATCTTCCATAGTGAGTTCAATAAGAATAAGGATAAAGAAGTCGGCTTACTGCAAATATGGGTACTCCCGAACAAAAAGAATGTAACACCGCGGTATGATCAGATTACCTTGACCGATATTCAGAAGCCCGATGAATTTTATCAGATCCTTTCACCTAACTCCGAAGATCAGGGAGTATGGATTTATCAGAATGCCTGGTTTCACCTCGGTGATTTGTCTGAAGGATGGAAAGGAACGTACCAACTGAAAGATAAGAAGAACGGTGTTTACTTCTTTGTAATAGAAGGAAAAGTAACAGTTGCCGGACAGGAGTTGAACAGAAGAGACGGACTAGGTGTTAGTGAAGCAGAGTCAATAGAAATAACAACATCCGCAAAAACAAAACTGCTGGTAATGGAAGTACCAATGCAATAA
- a CDS encoding DoxX family protein: MNTIKKFLATDQQSWSLLVARLALGLVILPHGMQKALGLFGGYGFSGTLGAFQSMGMPLLIGVLVILAEFVGSIGILAGAGTRFMAFSVGLTMAGAAVLGGHINNGFFMNWFGAQKGEGIEYFILVVGLALVLLIGGSGRYAVDNLISKKLK, encoded by the coding sequence ATGAACACAATTAAAAAATTCTTAGCAACAGACCAACAATCATGGTCATTATTAGTAGCACGTTTGGCATTAGGCCTTGTTATATTACCTCACGGAATGCAAAAAGCCCTCGGACTCTTCGGAGGATACGGCTTTTCCGGCACACTCGGAGCCTTTCAATCCATGGGAATGCCCCTTCTCATTGGAGTTCTGGTAATTTTGGCAGAATTTGTAGGAAGCATAGGTATTCTTGCAGGTGCCGGAACCCGCTTTATGGCTTTCTCTGTTGGTCTCACTATGGCAGGTGCTGCTGTCCTTGGCGGACATATCAACAATGGTTTTTTCATGAACTGGTTCGGAGCGCAAAAGGGCGAAGGAATTGAATACTTTATTCTTGTTGTTGGTTTGGCTCTTGTTCTTCTCATTGGCGGAAGCGGACGCTATGCTGTCGATAACCTTATTTCAAAGAAACTGAAATAA